A window of Aliarcobacter trophiarum LMG 25534 contains these coding sequences:
- a CDS encoding M16 family metallopeptidase yields MSANIKHININNINIPVIFEEQKSLPILNLQLIFKNSGYIKDKNSLGLASLSSRVLNEGTKELGSVKFSEILDNNAITIHSSIGFETLTIELSSLKEKSTLAISSLNQLLKSPNLSKDTLEKVKTLAIGNLKRKENDFDDVASKGLNTLLYSGTALANPSSGTIESIKKIELKNIDDFLKSSLVLNNLTIVAGGDISFNELENALKPILKELKNGVIEESKRIEFVSKKEEKELLKETEQAYIYFGSNFNVKIDDENNYKAKVASFILGGSGFGSRLMEEIRVKRGLAYSAYASIGINRLYSNFSGYLQTKNESASQAKELVSSIVEEFVKNGATQDELNAAKSFLVGSEPLRTETLAQRLNRAFMLYFKGLSQDFPQKELELIQSLSLEDLNNYIKTHTELNNLTFFIVRK; encoded by the coding sequence ATGAGTGCAAACATAAAGCATATAAATATAAACAATATTAATATTCCAGTGATTTTTGAAGAGCAAAAATCTTTACCAATTTTAAATTTACAACTAATTTTTAAAAATTCTGGATATATAAAAGATAAAAACTCTTTAGGATTAGCTAGTTTATCAAGCAGAGTTCTAAATGAAGGAACGAAAGAGCTAGGGAGTGTAAAATTTTCAGAAATTTTAGATAACAATGCTATTACAATCCACAGTTCTATTGGATTTGAAACTCTAACGATAGAACTTTCAAGCTTAAAAGAGAAGTCAACTCTTGCTATTAGCTCTTTAAATCAACTTTTAAAATCTCCAAACTTATCAAAAGATACACTAGAAAAAGTAAAAACTTTAGCTATTGGAAATTTAAAAAGAAAAGAGAATGATTTTGATGATGTAGCAAGTAAGGGTTTAAATACTCTTCTTTATAGTGGAACTGCTTTAGCAAATCCTTCTAGTGGAACAATAGAGAGTATTAAGAAAATAGAGTTAAAAAATATAGATGATTTTTTAAAAAGCTCTTTAGTTTTAAACAATTTGACTATTGTTGCAGGTGGAGACATTAGCTTTAATGAGTTAGAAAATGCATTAAAACCCATTTTAAAAGAGTTAAAAAATGGAGTAATAGAGGAGAGTAAAAGAATAGAGTTTGTGTCTAAAAAAGAAGAAAAAGAACTTTTAAAAGAGACAGAGCAAGCATATATCTATTTTGGTTCAAATTTTAATGTAAAAATAGATGATGAAAATAACTATAAAGCAAAAGTTGCTTCATTTATCTTAGGTGGAAGTGGTTTTGGAAGCCGTTTAATGGAAGAGATAAGAGTAAAAAGAGGTTTAGCATATAGTGCTTATGCCTCTATTGGAATAAATAGACTATACTCAAACTTTAGTGGATATTTACAAACAAAAAATGAGAGTGCTTCACAAGCTAAAGAGCTTGTTAGTTCTATTGTAGAAGAGTTTGTAAAAAATGGAGCTACTCAAGATGAACTAAATGCTGCTAAAAGCTTCTTAGTAGGAAGTGAACCACTTAGAACAGAAACTTTAGCTCAAAGATTAAATAGAGCATTTATGCTCTATTTTAAGGGTTTAAGTCAAGACTTTCCACAAAAAGAGCTAGAATTAATCCAAAGTTTAAGTTTAGAAGATTTAAACAACTATATAAAAACTCATACTGAGTTAAATAATTTAACATTTTTTATTGTAAGGAAATAG
- a CDS encoding prephenate dehydrogenase encodes MNIGIIGLGLMGGSLAKAVKRYGISKKVYGFTNSEKNKKEIEELGLVDELVDLETLKKVSDVIILSIPVDAIISMFPNFLDIDEKTTIIDMGSTKEYIVKNIPTKIRKNFVAAHPMTGTERNGPKAAMDNLYEGKTVVLCDLEDNANFHVNKAFKIFQEMGMRIVVMNSHEHDVNACYISHLPHLISFSLANTVMSHQNPKEIIALAAGGFKDMSRIAKSSPRMWGDIFKQNRENMLLSIKYFEDQMNEAKKMIEDERYEELEDWMKRANSLHEIL; translated from the coding sequence TTGAATATTGGGATTATTGGTTTAGGACTTATGGGTGGTTCTTTGGCAAAGGCTGTTAAAAGATATGGTATTTCAAAAAAGGTTTATGGATTTACAAATAGTGAGAAAAATAAAAAAGAGATAGAAGAGTTAGGTCTTGTAGATGAGCTTGTTGATTTAGAGACTTTAAAAAAAGTTTCAGATGTAATTATTTTATCTATTCCTGTTGATGCAATTATCTCTATGTTTCCAAATTTTTTAGATATAGATGAGAAAACAACTATTATAGATATGGGTTCAACAAAAGAGTATATAGTAAAAAATATACCAACAAAGATTAGAAAAAACTTTGTAGCAGCTCATCCAATGACAGGAACAGAGCGAAATGGACCAAAAGCAGCTATGGACAATCTTTATGAGGGTAAAACTGTAGTTTTGTGTGATTTGGAAGATAATGCAAATTTTCATGTAAATAAAGCATTTAAAATTTTTCAAGAAATGGGTATGAGAATTGTTGTTATGAATAGCCACGAGCACGATGTAAATGCTTGTTATATATCACACTTACCCCATTTAATCTCTTTTTCATTAGCAAATACTGTTATGAGTCATCAAAATCCAAAAGAGATAATTGCACTTGCTGCTGGTGGATTTAAAGACATGAGTAGGATTGCAAAGTCAAGCCCTAGAATGTGGGGAGATATTTTTAAGCAAAATAGAGAAAATATGCTTCTTAGTATTAAATATTTTGAAGACCAAATGAATGAAGCTAAAAAAATGATTGAAGATGAGAGATATGAAGAGCTTGAAGATTGGATGAAAAGAGCAAATAGTTTACATGAAATTTTATAA
- a CDS encoding phospholipase A: protein MKKSLILFSILCLSLYSNDDLNYLYKEAKVLEESGDYKAAMLLYKKIASNTLNNQSIKKDDLILENIVTNPKQEFFDKNIKKNDIEETNNNLEQLVTKNFGIYPYKKNYILPATYSLNSVKDRDNFETSFQLSLEKPISHNFFGLNETISFAYTQKSFWQTASSSAPFRETNYEPEVFVQIPYDSEYLKLYKASFLHSSNGKAGENSRSVNRLYLQSYFQFDNFFISPKVWYKIPENKNDDMKDFYKYYGYGDISLLYAYKQQTFELILRDNLRLNSSNKGAVEFNYTFPLPEFISSKNSYGIFQVFHGYGQSMIDYDREITNFGIGIAFSR from the coding sequence GTGAAAAAAAGCTTAATTCTATTCTCAATATTATGTTTATCTCTATACTCAAATGATGACTTAAACTATCTTTACAAAGAGGCAAAAGTACTCGAAGAGAGTGGTGATTATAAAGCTGCTATGCTTTTATATAAGAAGATAGCAAGTAATACCCTAAATAACCAAAGCATAAAAAAAGATGATTTAATACTTGAAAATATTGTTACTAATCCAAAACAAGAGTTTTTTGATAAAAATATTAAGAAAAATGATATTGAAGAGACAAATAATAATTTAGAACAGCTTGTTACTAAAAATTTTGGAATATATCCATATAAAAAGAACTATATTTTACCAGCAACTTATAGCTTAAATAGTGTAAAAGATAGAGATAATTTTGAAACTTCTTTTCAATTAAGCCTAGAAAAACCCATATCGCACAATTTTTTTGGACTAAATGAGACAATAAGCTTTGCATATACTCAAAAATCTTTTTGGCAAACAGCATCTAGTTCAGCTCCCTTTCGTGAAACAAACTATGAACCAGAAGTTTTTGTACAAATTCCATATGATTCAGAGTATTTAAAACTTTATAAAGCATCATTTTTACACTCTTCAAATGGGAAAGCAGGAGAGAACTCAAGATCTGTAAATAGACTCTATCTACAAAGCTATTTTCAGTTTGATAATTTTTTTATATCTCCAAAAGTTTGGTATAAAATTCCAGAAAATAAAAATGATGATATGAAAGATTTTTATAAATATTATGGTTATGGAGATATTAGCCTTTTATATGCTTATAAACAGCAAACCTTTGAATTAATTTTAAGAGATAATTTACGATTAAATAGCTCAAATAAAGGAGCAGTTGAGTTTAACTACACTTTTCCTCTGCCTGAGTTTATATCTTCAAAAAATAGTTATGGGATATTTCAAGTTTTCCATGGATATGGTCAAAGTATGATTGATTATGATAGAGAGATTACAAATTTTGGAATTGGTATAGCATTTTCTAGATAA
- the rpe gene encoding ribulose-phosphate 3-epimerase, producing the protein MLIAPSILSADFGNLQKEIESICEAGCDLVHIDVMDGHFVPNLTIGPVVVESVSRVSSKPLDIHLMVENNNFFVDLFAPLKPKYLSFHLESEKHPHRLIQKIRSLGISPAITLNPHTKVEDIEYLLQDLDMVLLMSVNPGFGGQRFIPTILEKAKKLKELISERNPSCLIEVDGGVSDKNIKYLKDAGVDIVVAGSYVFGNEDYKKAIDSLRV; encoded by the coding sequence ATGCTTATAGCTCCTTCGATATTATCGGCTGATTTTGGGAATTTACAAAAAGAGATAGAGAGTATTTGTGAAGCAGGTTGTGATTTAGTTCATATAGATGTTATGGATGGACATTTTGTACCAAATCTTACTATTGGACCAGTAGTTGTTGAATCTGTATCAAGGGTTAGCTCTAAACCACTTGATATTCATCTTATGGTTGAGAATAATAACTTTTTTGTAGATTTATTTGCTCCCCTAAAACCAAAATATCTCTCTTTTCATTTGGAAAGTGAGAAACATCCACATAGGCTTATTCAAAAGATAAGAAGCTTAGGTATTAGCCCAGCTATTACATTAAATCCACATACAAAAGTTGAAGATATTGAGTATTTACTACAAGATTTAGATATGGTTTTACTTATGTCTGTAAATCCAGGGTTTGGTGGCCAAAGATTTATTCCAACAATTTTAGAAAAAGCAAAAAAATTAAAAGAGTTAATAAGTGAGAGAAATCCAAGCTGTTTAATAGAGGTAGATGGTGGAGTTAGTGATAAAAATATAAAGTATTTAAAAGATGCTGGTGTTGATATCGTTGTTGCTGGAAGTTATGTTTTTGGTAATGAAGATTATAAAAAAGCAATAGATAGTTTAAGAGTTTAG
- the bamA gene encoding outer membrane protein assembly factor BamA, giving the protein MKNRITLLSLACATVLSANSIKSIEYVNVSKVSPQVLEETLGMRAGETLDENKLNEALIKFYSYGYFDDIVVDNDNGNLKILFKEKPSIANVDIKGYKTRSEDNDAIKKVLKLNKGSMYSEKRVKEAKEQLLGMLSSDGFINSVVEVETEKLSDSSVKLTFNVNKGDEIIIREARYHGANELDGSDFKKVTANKEKEFASWWFGQSDGEMKIDQLKYDARRINDLYFEKGYLDADIKEPFLDIDFASNQAKIDFFVKEGEKYTTNDIKIYLDSSIVDPEEIYSELKLKVDRTFNIKKLRDDQEYIRTLVADKGYAYAEVKFDLKKNEAEHRVDVVFSVVPGEQVYINDVKISGNARTLDRVVRRDVYLAPGDMYNLTDIKDAKNKLKRSSFFEDVQIEEKRISEDKMDISVKVTEAPTGSIMLGGGYGSYDKLMINGSVSDTNIFGSGLTLSLSGDLSKRSNRYEVALKNPSINDSDYNGDIEAHSTKIEYRRSQYDSDVKTKGFSIGAGKEIIRNTYVGARYGLDFVKETYEYDSDFLRKPIPAGKKLFEDTDYTNSSITPYINYDSTNDFYFPTDGIKAGASVEYAGVGGDSKYIKPGVNFRYFYSLEDLTELDWVLRFKTQAKMLIDNGQINQGDSLYLGGPKTLRGYKSYAFPNNDSGYYQDPYEKMWSNQFEVSFPLVPSAKMRWGLFYDYGMIGKSSFSEVKRSGTGALLEWISPMGPLQLIFAKPIGDKPGDDTSSFEFSFGTSF; this is encoded by the coding sequence GTGAAAAATCGAATAACTCTTTTATCTTTAGCTTGTGCTACTGTTTTAAGTGCAAATAGCATTAAGTCTATTGAATATGTAAATGTTAGTAAAGTATCACCACAAGTTTTAGAAGAAACTCTAGGAATGAGAGCTGGCGAGACTTTGGATGAGAATAAATTAAATGAAGCATTAATAAAATTTTATAGTTATGGTTACTTTGATGATATTGTTGTAGATAATGATAATGGAAATTTAAAAATTCTTTTTAAAGAGAAACCATCTATTGCAAATGTTGATATAAAAGGTTATAAAACTAGAAGTGAAGATAATGATGCTATTAAAAAAGTTTTAAAACTAAACAAAGGTTCTATGTATAGTGAGAAAAGAGTAAAAGAGGCAAAAGAGCAACTCTTGGGAATGTTATCTAGTGATGGATTTATAAACTCAGTTGTTGAAGTTGAAACAGAAAAATTAAGTGATTCCTCTGTAAAACTTACATTTAATGTAAATAAAGGTGATGAGATAATAATAAGAGAGGCAAGATATCACGGTGCCAATGAATTAGATGGAAGTGATTTTAAAAAAGTAACTGCAAATAAAGAGAAAGAGTTTGCTTCTTGGTGGTTTGGTCAAAGTGATGGTGAAATGAAAATTGACCAATTAAAATATGATGCAAGAAGAATAAATGACCTATATTTTGAAAAAGGTTATTTAGATGCAGATATAAAAGAACCTTTTTTAGATATAGATTTCGCTTCAAATCAAGCAAAAATAGACTTTTTTGTTAAAGAGGGAGAAAAATATACTACAAATGATATAAAAATATATTTAGACTCTTCTATTGTAGATCCTGAAGAGATTTATTCAGAATTAAAACTAAAAGTTGATAGAACTTTTAATATCAAAAAATTAAGAGATGATCAAGAGTATATTAGAACATTAGTTGCAGATAAGGGTTATGCTTATGCAGAGGTTAAATTTGATTTAAAGAAAAATGAAGCTGAACATAGGGTTGATGTTGTATTTAGTGTAGTTCCAGGTGAACAAGTGTATATAAATGATGTAAAAATATCTGGAAATGCAAGAACTCTTGATAGAGTTGTGAGAAGAGATGTATATTTAGCTCCTGGAGACATGTATAATCTTACAGATATAAAAGATGCAAAAAATAAACTAAAAAGATCTAGTTTCTTTGAAGATGTTCAAATAGAAGAGAAAAGAATTAGTGAAGATAAAATGGATATTTCTGTAAAAGTAACAGAAGCACCAACTGGAAGTATTATGCTAGGTGGGGGATATGGTTCTTATGATAAACTAATGATAAATGGTTCAGTTAGTGATACAAATATATTTGGAAGTGGTCTTACTCTTTCACTAAGTGGAGATTTATCAAAAAGATCAAACAGATATGAAGTTGCACTTAAAAACCCTTCTATAAATGATAGTGATTATAATGGAGATATTGAAGCTCACTCAACAAAAATTGAATATAGAAGATCACAATATGATTCAGATGTAAAGACAAAAGGTTTCTCTATTGGAGCTGGAAAAGAGATAATAAGAAATACTTATGTTGGAGCTAGATATGGGCTTGATTTTGTAAAAGAGACATACGAATATGACTCTGATTTTTTAAGAAAACCTATTCCAGCTGGTAAAAAACTATTTGAAGATACAGACTATACAAATAGTTCTATTACACCATATATAAACTATGATAGTACAAATGATTTCTATTTCCCAACAGATGGAATTAAAGCTGGAGCTTCTGTTGAATATGCTGGAGTTGGTGGAGATTCAAAATATATTAAACCTGGTGTAAATTTTAGATACTTCTACTCTTTAGAAGATTTAACAGAACTTGATTGGGTTTTAAGATTTAAAACTCAAGCAAAGATGTTAATAGATAATGGTCAAATAAATCAAGGTGACTCTTTATATTTAGGAGGACCAAAAACTCTAAGAGGATATAAATCGTATGCTTTTCCAAACAACGATAGTGGATATTATCAAGATCCATATGAAAAAATGTGGTCAAATCAATTTGAAGTTAGCTTCCCATTAGTTCCATCAGCAAAAATGAGATGGGGACTATTTTATGACTATGGTATGATTGGTAAAAGTAGCTTCAGTGAGGTAAAAAGATCAGGAACTGGAGCTTTATTAGAGTGGATTTCTCCAATGGGTCCACTACAACTAATCTTTGCTAAGCCAATTGGCGATAAACCTGGAGATGATACATCAAGCTTTGAGTTCTCATTTGGAACAAGCTTCTAA
- the selA gene encoding L-seryl-tRNA(Sec) selenium transferase encodes MLLKSIPKVDKFITNKAFEGLSKTLITKITKEVLENLRVNILKKDVKNFDEEGLISAVLDEYQNITSSSLKPLINATGIIVHTNLGRSLLNEDIFKNAIKIATSYNNLEYDLEKGKRGERYEHITKSLKKLLDCEDVLVVNNNASAVFLILNTFCKNKEVVVSRGELVEIGGSFRIPEVMSQSGAILKEIGTTNKTHLRDYKNAISENTSMLMKVHKSNYSIEGFSSEVSFEEISKLSKYENLIDYYDMGSGHIFDLPYNLSKNEPSIIELMKSNPSLLSFSGDKLLGSVQAGIIIGKKELIEKLKKNQLLRMLRVDKITFALLEESINLYLKNELDSIPTLQMLNTKIEVLETRAKDLKKRIESFLKCEVIKTSTMVGGGTTPNKKIPSFALTLEFKNFKANKIEEILRKNLIIARIENDKVLLDFRTIKEEDIEKIANILEKEFKNV; translated from the coding sequence ATGTTACTAAAATCTATTCCAAAGGTTGATAAGTTTATCACAAACAAAGCTTTTGAAGGATTATCAAAAACTTTAATTACAAAAATAACAAAAGAAGTTTTAGAAAATCTAAGAGTTAATATATTAAAAAAAGATGTAAAAAATTTTGATGAAGAGGGTTTAATCTCTGCAGTTTTAGATGAATATCAAAATATTACAAGCTCATCTTTAAAACCACTAATAAATGCAACTGGTATCATAGTTCATACAAATTTAGGAAGAAGTTTACTAAATGAAGATATATTTAAAAATGCTATAAAAATAGCAACTTCATACAACAATTTAGAGTATGATTTAGAAAAAGGAAAAAGGGGAGAGAGATATGAACATATTACAAAATCCCTCAAAAAACTACTAGATTGTGAAGATGTTTTAGTTGTAAATAACAATGCAAGTGCTGTTTTTTTAATCCTAAATACTTTTTGTAAAAATAAAGAGGTAGTTGTTAGCCGTGGTGAATTAGTAGAAATTGGAGGAAGCTTTAGAATTCCTGAAGTTATGAGTCAAAGTGGAGCTATTTTAAAAGAGATAGGAACTACAAATAAAACTCATCTAAGAGATTATAAAAATGCTATAAGCGAAAATACATCTATGCTTATGAAAGTTCATAAATCAAACTATAGTATTGAAGGGTTTTCAAGTGAAGTAAGCTTTGAAGAGATTTCAAAATTATCTAAATATGAAAATCTAATAGATTACTATGATATGGGGAGTGGACATATTTTTGATTTACCTTACAACTTAAGTAAAAATGAGCCTAGTATTATTGAACTTATGAAATCTAATCCTAGTCTGCTTAGCTTTTCAGGAGATAAACTTTTAGGAAGTGTACAAGCTGGAATTATTATAGGAAAAAAAGAGTTAATAGAAAAGCTCAAAAAAAATCAACTCTTAAGAATGTTAAGGGTTGATAAAATCACTTTTGCACTACTTGAAGAGAGTATTAATTTATATTTAAAAAATGAACTTGACTCTATCCCCACTCTGCAAATGTTAAATACTAAAATAGAAGTTTTAGAAACTAGAGCAAAAGATTTAAAAAAGAGAATAGAGAGTTTTCTAAAGTGTGAAGTTATAAAAACTTCGACAATGGTAGGTGGTGGTACAACTCCAAATAAAAAAATTCCTAGCTTTGCTTTAACTTTAGAGTTTAAAAATTTTAAAGCAAATAAAATTGAAGAAATTCTAAGAAAAAATCTAATAATTGCAAGAATAGAAAATGACAAAGTACTTTTAGATTTTAGAACTATAAAAGAGGAAGATATAGAGAAAATAGCAAATATTTTAGAAAAAGAGTTTAAGAATGTCTAA
- a CDS encoding dehypoxanthine futalosine cyclase — protein sequence MTKRVEIDLKKRLSNEEALFLIKNASLLDLAKLASAKKLELHPEKLTTFIVDRNINYTNVCWVDCKFCAFYRHKKDDDSYVLKFDEIDKKIDELLAIGGTQILFQGGVHPNLKIDYYEDLVEHINTKYPQITIHGFSSIEIAFIAKVSKITKEEVLKRLQKKGLSSIPGAGAEILSDRVRDIIAPKKMDTKEWLEVHKVAHSIGMKTTATMMFGTVETDEEIIEHFEHIRKLQDETGGFRAFIMWSFQGENTKLLEEHPEIKPQSSNRYLRLLAVARLYLDNFINLQSSWVTQGSYIGQMALKFGANDLGSTMMEENVVKAAGAVNRMNQEEMIRLIKDIGEIPAKRDTAYNILERFE from the coding sequence ATGACAAAAAGAGTTGAGATTGATTTGAAAAAGAGATTAAGCAATGAAGAAGCACTTTTTTTAATAAAAAATGCCTCTTTATTAGATTTAGCAAAACTAGCAAGCGCAAAAAAACTAGAACTTCATCCTGAAAAACTAACAACTTTTATTGTTGATAGAAATATTAACTATACAAACGTTTGTTGGGTTGATTGTAAGTTTTGTGCTTTTTATAGGCATAAAAAAGATGATGATTCTTATGTTTTAAAATTTGATGAAATAGATAAAAAAATTGATGAACTTCTTGCAATTGGTGGAACACAAATACTTTTTCAAGGAGGAGTTCATCCTAATCTAAAAATAGATTATTATGAAGATTTAGTTGAGCATATAAATACAAAATATCCACAAATAACAATTCATGGGTTTTCATCTATTGAGATAGCATTTATAGCAAAAGTATCAAAAATCACTAAAGAAGAAGTTTTAAAAAGACTACAAAAAAAAGGTTTAAGTTCAATTCCAGGAGCTGGTGCTGAGATTTTAAGTGATAGAGTAAGAGATATTATTGCTCCAAAAAAAATGGATACAAAAGAGTGGTTGGAAGTTCACAAAGTTGCACACTCTATTGGAATGAAAACAACTGCTACAATGATGTTTGGAACTGTTGAAACAGATGAAGAAATTATTGAACATTTTGAACATATTAGAAAACTTCAAGATGAAACAGGTGGTTTTAGAGCTTTTATTATGTGGAGTTTCCAAGGAGAAAATACAAAACTTCTTGAAGAACATCCAGAGATTAAACCACAATCTTCAAATAGATATTTAAGACTTTTAGCAGTTGCAAGATTATACTTAGACAATTTTATAAATCTACAAAGCTCTTGGGTTACGCAAGGCTCATATATTGGTCAAATGGCTTTAAAATTTGGAGCAAATGATTTAGGAAGTACAATGATGGAAGAGAATGTTGTAAAAGCAGCAGGTGCAGTTAATAGAATGAATCAAGAAGAGATGATAAGATTAATCAAAGATATAGGCGAAATTCCTGCAAAAAGAGATACTGCTTATAATATTTTAGAAAGATTTGAATAA
- the selB gene encoding selenocysteine-specific translation elongation factor, producing the protein MSNIIIGTAGHIDHGKTALVRALNGFEGDSTNEEKQRGITIDLSFSNLSFGQRNIAFIDVPGHERLIKNMIAGAFGFDYVMLIVSAKEGIMPQTLEHIEILELLGIKNLILVITKKDLVSLEELKLQTDKILEFLNNYSFSIKFIKTVSIFDNSSIEDLKTTLFSINSSAKEEENFFRFYVDRVFTLKGIGTVATGTVLGKKIELEEKVFIPHLQKETKIKNIQVHNQNSLFANISNRAALNLSNIEINSIKRGDIITKKGFLRGFDSVDISFKCLKDKKLNHNQNYTLYIGSKKLEVKILLFNSISSLEQGFATVKADEKIYSIFGEKLILRSSNDTIAGGVVLNPIIDPMNKNQKIKLLSYLLQKDFKNSFKTLLEAHKKGLGIISSTQRFALSHENSLELSKNLSDVFIDEKELVIYPISTKYEIKKFIENIYNKNQYALLSSSSINLRLPWASSEFISNVLDNLVEQNFLIKEAQLYKSANIKEDITKELENIFLQRLEKEDLTPTAPYNIYDDLDIDRKLGDNILKSLTAKKDVIRLQHNIFIHNKSLNKAVKAMREIIKEDGFIEIFNFKQRFDLSRKYLVCYLDYLDNFSDIKKIENKRVFS; encoded by the coding sequence ATGTCTAATATTATAATAGGAACAGCAGGTCATATAGACCATGGGAAAACTGCACTTGTAAGAGCTTTAAATGGTTTTGAAGGAGATAGCACAAATGAAGAGAAACAAAGAGGAATAACTATTGACTTAAGTTTCTCAAATCTATCTTTTGGACAAAGAAATATAGCTTTTATTGATGTTCCAGGTCATGAGAGACTTATTAAAAATATGATTGCAGGGGCTTTTGGTTTTGATTATGTTATGCTTATTGTTAGTGCAAAAGAGGGAATTATGCCACAAACTCTTGAGCATATTGAGATTTTAGAACTTTTAGGAATAAAAAATCTAATTTTAGTAATTACAAAAAAAGATTTAGTAAGTCTAGAGGAATTAAAATTACAAACAGATAAAATATTAGAGTTTTTAAATAACTACTCATTTTCTATAAAATTTATAAAAACTGTATCAATTTTTGATAACTCATCAATAGAAGATTTAAAAACCACACTATTTTCAATAAATAGCAGTGCAAAAGAAGAAGAGAATTTCTTTAGGTTTTATGTAGATAGAGTTTTTACTCTAAAAGGAATTGGAACTGTAGCTACAGGAACAGTTTTAGGTAAAAAAATTGAGCTTGAAGAAAAGGTATTTATTCCACACTTACAAAAAGAGACAAAAATAAAAAATATTCAAGTACATAATCAAAACTCACTTTTTGCAAATATCTCAAATAGAGCAGCTCTAAATCTTTCAAATATTGAGATAAACTCTATAAAAAGAGGCGATATTATTACTAAAAAAGGGTTTTTAAGAGGTTTTGATTCTGTTGATATTAGTTTTAAATGTTTAAAAGATAAAAAATTAAACCACAATCAAAATTATACTTTATATATTGGTTCAAAAAAGCTTGAAGTCAAAATTTTATTATTTAACTCAATTTCAAGCCTAGAGCAAGGTTTTGCAACAGTAAAAGCAGATGAAAAAATCTACTCTATATTTGGAGAAAAGTTAATTTTAAGAAGTTCAAATGATACTATTGCTGGAGGAGTTGTTTTAAATCCAATAATAGACCCTATGAATAAAAATCAAAAAATAAAACTACTATCATATCTTTTACAAAAAGATTTTAAGAACTCTTTTAAAACCCTACTTGAAGCCCATAAAAAAGGTTTAGGAATTATATCTTCAACACAAAGATTTGCACTTTCACATGAAAATTCTCTAGAACTTTCAAAAAATTTAAGTGATGTTTTTATAGATGAAAAAGAGTTAGTTATCTATCCAATTTCTACAAAATATGAAATTAAAAAGTTTATAGAAAACATCTATAATAAAAATCAATATGCCCTACTTTCAAGCTCTTCAATTAATTTGCGACTTCCATGGGCTAGTTCTGAATTTATTTCAAATGTTTTAGACAATTTAGTAGAACAAAATTTTTTAATAAAAGAGGCACAATTATATAAAAGTGCAAATATAAAAGAAGATATTACAAAGGAGCTTGAAAATATCTTTTTACAAAGGCTAGAGAAGGAGGATTTAACTCCAACTGCTCCATATAATATCTATGATGATTTGGATATTGATAGAAAGCTAGGAGATAATATTCTAAAATCACTTACAGCAAAAAAAGATGTAATAAGACTTCAACACAACATTTTTATTCATAATAAAAGCTTAAATAAAGCAGTGAAAGCTATGAGAGAGATCATAAAAGAGGATGGATTTATAGAGATTTTCAATTTCAAACAAAGATTTGATTTAAGTAGAAAATATCTAGTTTGTTATTTGGACTATTTAGACAACTTTAGCGATATTAAAAAGATTGAGAATAAAAGAGTGTTTTCTTAA